CGAGCATCACGAGAGGTCGCACGCCGCCCACCGCGGTGCGGACGTACACGCCGCGCCGCCCGCCGACGCGCCCGATCACGGCCGCCTCGCGCCCCAGCGGGTGCGCGCGCATGGCCGCGACAACCGCTTCGGCCGCGTCCTCCGGGACGATCGCAACGACCCTCCCCTCGCACGCCATGTAAAGCGGGTCGAACCCGAGGATGTCGCAGACGGCGCGCACGCACGGCCGCACGGGGACCGCACGCTCGTCGAGCGTGATGCCGACGCCCGCCGCGCCGGCGATCTCGTTGAGCGTGGTCGCAAGGCCGCCGCGCGTCGGGTCGCGCATCACTCGCGCGTCGGGGCACGCCGCGAGCGCCGCGCGCGCGACGCCGTGCACCGCGGCGCAGTCGCTCTCGATGGTCTCCGCGACCCTAAGCTCGCCACGGGCGATGACGATGGCGGTCTCGTGGTCACCGACCGTGCCCGACACGACGACCGCGTCGCCCTCGCGCACGCGGTCGGCACCGAGCGAGACGCCGTCGGGGATCACGCCGATGCCCGCCGTGTTCACGATGAGCCCGCCGACCGCCCCGCGCTCGACCACCTTCGTATCTCCGGCGACCACCGCGACGCCCGCCCCGCGCGCGGTCGCCGCCGCCGAGTCGAGCGCGCGCTCGAGGTCGGCCACGGCGAACCCCTCCTCGATGACGAGCGCGAGCGTGAGGCACGCGGGCTCGGCGCCTTTGACGGCGAGGTCGTTCACGGTGCCGGCGACGGCGAGCTTCCCGATGTCGCCGCCGGGGAAGAAGAGCGGCTGCACGACGTACGAGTCCGTTGTGAACGCGAGGCGCCCCTGGTCGAGCCGGCGGCCGGCGATGTCGGGAAGCTCCGCGGCGTCCTCGAGGCGCTCGAGCGTCTCGCCTCCGAACCTCGGCACGATGACGCGCGCGACGAGGTCGTGCATCGCCGCCCCGCCGCTTCCGTGCGCGAGCCTGATGCGGTCACCTGCCATCCGCGCCTCCGGACATCTCGTACCTGTGGAACGCCGCGCACGCGCCCTCGCTCGAGACCATGCACGGGCCGACGGGCGTCCGCGGCGCGCAGCGCGTCCCGAAGAGCGGGCAGTCCGGCGGCTGCCTGAGACCGAGCATGATCTCACCGCAGACGCAGCCGCTCTCGTCCGGGACGCGCGTCTCGGGAAGCCCCAGCCGCGCGACCGCGTCGAACGCGCGGAAGCGCTCGCGGAACGCGTACCCGCTCCGCGGGATCGCGCCGATCCCGCGCCACTCCGCGTCGCAGACCTCGAACACCTCGTCGAGCAGCCGGAGCGCCGCGGGGTTCCCCTCGGGCGTGACGGCGCGGCGGTACTGCGTCTCGACCTCCGCCTTTCCCGAGTCGTCCCGCGCGCGCTGCGCCTGCGCGAGGAGCATCGCGACGCCCGCCAGGATGTCCACCGGCTCGAACCCCGCGACGACGCACGGGATCCCGAACCGCTCCGCGACGGGCTCGTACGCCCTCGCGCCGATGATCACGCTGACGTGGCCCGGGCAGAGGAACCCGTCGAGCGGGCGCCCGGGGACGCGCGCGAGCACCTCGAGCGCCGGCGGCACGAGCTTGAAGAGCGGAAGCACCGAGAGGTTGCGCACGCCCTCGCGCTCCGCCCGGACGACCGTCGCCGCGATCGCCGGCGACGTCGTCTCGAACCCGACGCCCACGAGCACGACCTCGCGCCCGGGCTCAGCGCGCGCCGCGGCGAGCGCCTCGAGCGGGCTGTACACGATCCGGACGTCGGCGCCGCCGGCGCGCTCGCTCTCGAGCGAGGACGACGAGCCGGGCACGCGCATCATGTCGCCGAAGGTCACGACCGCGACGCCCGGGAGCCTGGCGGCCGCGATGGCGCGGTCAATCCCGGAGACGGGCGTGACGCACACCGGGCACCCGGGCCCCGACAGCAGCCGAAGCTCCTGCGGCATGAGCGAGCGGAGCCCCCAGCGCGAGATGGCGACGGTGTGGGTCCCGCACACCTCCATGAGGGAGACCGGCCGGTCCACGAGCGCGCGGATGCGCTCGACCAGGGCGCCCGCGACCTTCTGCGAGCGCAGGACGTCGAGGCCGGCGGGCGCGCGCGTCACGGGCCGTCGTCCCCCAGAAGACCGGTCATCTCGTCGAGGATGAGACCGATCTCCTCGGCGTCCTCGGTCTCGATCTCCTCGATCGCGAAGCCGGCGTGCACGAGGACGTAGTCCCCCACCGTGACGTCGGGGACGAGCGTGACGTCCACCTCGCGCGTCACGCCGTTGAAGTCGGCCTGCGCCGTGGTCCCCTCGATCGAGACGATCCTCCCCGGAATGGCGAGACACATCAGACACCCCCGTGCGCGAGCTTCCACGCCGCGACCGCGGCCTGGCCCAGGGACACGCCACCGTCGTTCGCCGGAACCTGCTTGTTGAGGAGCACGCGGAACCCGTCCGACTCGAGCGCGCGAACCAGGCTCCGCAGGAGGAACCGGTTCTGGAAGACGCCGCCCGCGAGCGCGACGCTCCCGATCCCGCGGGGCCGCGCGATCGCCGCCGCCGCCTCCGCGCAGAACGACACGACCGTGTTGTGGAACGCCGCCGCGCACTCGGCGACCGCCGCGCCGGCGAGCGCGTCCTCGGCGAGCGCGCGCACGGCGGGGGCCGCGTCCACGACGAGGCGGCCGCCCTCGACGCGCGTCTCGTGAGGATACGCCCGCGTCGTCCCGGCGTCCACGAGCGACTCGAGCTCGATGGCGGCCTGCGCGTCGTAGGTCACCTCGCGGCACACGCCGAGGATCGCTGAGGCCGCGTCGAAGAGCCTCCCCGCGCTCGACGTGTCCACGCAGTTGACGCGCTTCTCGACTTGCTGGCGCACGAGGTCAAGCTCGGCCGCCGGGACGTCGCCGAAGAGCGGGAGCGCCGCACCGATCAGCTCGTCGCCTCCGGCCGCCCGCAGGTGCGAGAGCGCGACCCGGTACGGGCGCCTCACCGCCGCGTCGCCTCCGGAAAGCGGCACCGACGCGAGATGCCCCGCGCGCTCGAATCCCACGAGGTCCGCCACGAGGAACTCGCATCCCCAAATGGTCCCGTCAGTCCCGTACCCGGTGCCGTCGAGCGCGAGCCCGACGACTGGTTCGGTCACGCCGTTCTCCGCCATCACCGACGCGATGTGCGCGTGGTGATGCTGGACGCCGACGGCCGGGACGCCGCGCTCCTTCGCGAACGACCGCGCGAACCTCGTCGCGAGGTAGTCGGGATGCAGGTCGCACGCCACCGCGCGCGGCTCGGCCCGCAGCCACCCGATGAACTTCGCGACCATCTCCTCGTACAGCTCGAGCGTCGCGCGGTTCTCCATGTCGCCGATGTGCTGGCTCACGTGCGCGCGGCCGCGCTGCAGGAGCGTGAAGGTGCACTTGAGCTCGGTGCCGCACGCGAGGATCTCGGGCGCGCCTTCGACGCCGCAGTCCAGGTCCACCGGATACGGCGCGTAGCCGCGCGACCGCCGCGCCATCATCGTCAGGCCGTCCTCGACGAAGACGACCGAGTCGTCGTTGCGGTTCTCGATGCCGCGGTCGTGGGTCAGGAAGGCGTCCACGATGTCCCCGAGCTTCTCCCGCGCCTCCGGGAGCTCCGCGACGATGGGCTCGCCCGAGGCGTTCCCGCTCGTCATCACGAGCACGGCGAGTTCGTCGTCGAAGAGAAGGTGGTGCACGGGCGCGTACGGCAACATCACGCCGAGGTACGCGTTCCGCGGCGCGACGGCGGGCGACAGCGCGCGGGCCGGGCGCGCGCGCCTCGCGAGCAGGACGACGGGCGCGGCCGCGCTGAGAAGAACACGTTCCTCCTCGGGGCCGATCTCGGCGATCTCGCGCGTGACCTCGACCGAGCGGCACATGAGCGCGAACGGCTTGGCGGGGCGCCGCTTGCGCTCGCGGAGCGCGCGCACCGCGGCGTCACTCTCGGCATCCGCCGCGATGTGGAAGCCGCCGAGCCCCTTGACTGCGACGATCCGTCCCGCCTTGATGAGCGCGCGGCCGCCCGCGGCCGGGTCGGACGCGGGATCGGCCGCGGCATGGCCGACCAGCATGAGCGCAGGCCCGCACACGGGGCACGCGTTCGGCTGCGCGTGGAAGCGCCTGTCGAGCGGGTCGTCGTACTCGGCCCGGCACCGCGGGCACATCGTGAACGAGCGCATCGTCGTGCGCGGGCGGTCGTACGGCGTCCCCTCGATGATGGAGAACCTCGGACCGCAGTTCGTGCAGTTGATGAACGGATAGCGATGGCGGCGGTCGCGCGGGTCCAGGAACTCACGCAGGCAGTCCTCGCAGACGGCGGCGTCCGCGCAGATGATGGTGCTCTCGCCGGACTCGTCGAGGCTCGGGCGGATCGCGAAGTCCCGGGCGCCGGCGGGCGCGACCGGCTCGCGCCGCACCTCGTCCACGCGCGCCAGCGGCGGGGCCCGAAGGACGAGGTCCCGCTCGAACGCGTCGAGTGCCTCCGCGGCCCCCTCGGCCTCAACGACGACGCCCCGCGCCGAGTTCGCGACGAAGCCCGCCAGCCCGTGTTCCTGCGCCAGCCGGTGGACGAACGGCCGCATGCCCACGCCCTGGACCACGCCGCGGAGGACGAACAGCGCGGCGTCCGCGGCGGTATCCCGAGTGTCAAGTGCGCCGGCCTCTGCGCCCTTCGAGGCCGGTCCGCGGGCTGTGGGTTTCGTCGGCATGAATGTATAATACTACGCGCCGACGTCACCCCGGGCAACCGTCACACGGTCAGCGAGGCGCGTCTGCCGTGCGCCGTCCCGCCGGACACGCCGCCTGCGGCCGGCCGGGCGCACAAGGGTCCGGTACGAGGTCCGAGAGGGGAAGAGGGGAAGCGAGGTCTTGAGGGTGAGGTTCGTGATCTTGCGAAGCACGCGGGCTCCAGCGCCTACGATCCGTGTGGACAACCGCTACCGACAACTGCCCGAGTGACCTCGCACTTCGTACCCACGTCCCCGACTGCCTCCTGACCTGCGCACCCGAATCCTCGTGCTGCTGCCGCCCGCGCCTTCGACACGGCTCTCGCTCGTACTCGCCCCCGGCCTGCGCTTCCTGCCAGCGGAGTGTTCGCCGTGCCGTCTGTGGCCGGGGCTCCGTGTCTGCATCCGGGCCCAGCTCCGTGGATCGGGTCAGATCGACAGGAACCAGCAAGAGCACCCTGAGTCGTCGTTCACGATACACCAGTGAGTGCGGCGTTGAGTTGATGGAGAATCGGGAACGGAGTACACTCGCTACAGAGAGGCGTGTAGCAGTGCCACGCGAACGGCGAGTCCGGTGGTCTGCTGGCCCGCCTCACCGGCACGTTCAGGGCGGTTCGCAGATCATCTTGGCCCGCGAGATCCGTCGCGAGATCGGAGGGGGGCGACATGCACTGGCGGACTCACCCTGCGTACGCTGTCCGCACCTCAGCACTCGCAGTTCTCGTCGCGCTCGCAGCTGCGGCGATGGGCCACTCGGCCGAGGTGGTCTTCAACGGCCTGGACTACTTCAGCGAGGGTGGCCAGTGGTTTGTCGCGTACGGTGGCGACACATTCCGAGTTGCGCCGCATGCGATTGACGTGAGGTTCCGCGATGGCGTTTCTGCGGCTGCTATTGACTCCGTGCTGGCAGTCGCTGGCGTCACGCGCATGCGTTCCGACCGGCGGGGGTTCCACTACCTGCGGCTCCCGGAGAGAATGGACGTCATGCAGACGGTCATGGGGCTCTCCGAGTTGCCCGAGGTCGAGCTGGCAGAGACTGGATTCGAGATCAAGCTCCTGAGCAATCCGAACGACTCGTTCTTCGACTACCAGTGGTACCTTCACAACACCGGGACGGTGCGCGGCGACACGACCGCCACGGAAGATGCGGACGTCGATGCCCCTGAAGCTTGGGAGATCGAAACGGGCGACACGACGGCGATCATCGCCATCATCGATACGGGGATCGATCGGTCCCACACCGACCTGTCCCGGAGCGTGTGGCGCAATTGGGATGATCCGCTCGGCAACTGCATCGATGACGACGACAACGGCTATGTCGACGACTTCTGGGGCTGGAACTTCGATCAGGGGAACAACAACACGCTCCCTGACTCATCGGACAGGCACGGGACGATCGTCGCGGGTGTGGCAGGAGCGACCTCGAACAACTCCAGGGGTATCGCCGGCCTGGCCGGTGGCGAGGGGAGCACTCCTCGACGGTCCTGCCTACTGATGGCGATTCGCTGTGGTGTAGACGACTCCGGCACCATCGCAGGTGCGATCGACTACGCAGCCTTCAACGGGGCCCGGGTCGTGAACATGAGCTGGTACACGGCTCCGTCTCAGTGCGTGTCGGAGGCCATCAGTCACGCTTACAGTCACGGGGTCCTGCTGGTTGCGGCTGCCGGGGCCCCAGGCGAGTCGTGGCCCGCGGCGCACAAGGACGTCATGGGTGTCGGCGGAACGAACTGGAATGACGGGTACGGCGGCTACCAGAAAGGCGCTGAGATCTGGGCGCCAGGGTTTGCGGTGTCTGGCCATCCATACTCGAGGATCTACACGACGGACTACTCAGGAGGGCCTCCTGACCAGTACGAGTACTACGAAGGCACCTCACTGGCGGCTCCTCAGGTCGCAGCCATGGGCGCCCTCCTGTTTTCGAAGCACCCTGAGCTGACAGCCGAGGAGTGCCGGCAGTTGATCATTGCCGGGGCGGACAGCCTGGGGACCATCGGACGCATCACGGTTCGCCGCGCGAACGCGAGGGGTGCGCTGGATGCTCTCTGCGATGCGTCACGGATCGATCCCCACCTGTCATCGGTCACGTTGTCCGATAGCTCATGCGTGGTGCTTTGTCCGGCCTCGGACCTTGACACGCTGGTTGTTCAGATCACCCTCAGGACTGGCTGCGGGGAACCCATCGCGAATGTCCCCGCGAACAACATCACCGTCTCTCTTCTGTTGAACGCGCTCTACGACTTCCAGCTCTGCTGTGGAGGCAGCCCGGGCGAGCTGAATGCGGATGCACCCACGGATACCAATGGAATGACGACCGCGACCATAACGGCGGGAGCTGGTGTTGATCCTGCCGTGGTCGTCAGAGTCACAGCTGCCGGTGTGGTTCTCGATGATGAGCCAGTCGTCGATCTCCGATCGGTCGCTTACGACGGGCAGTGCGTCGTTCCGGATCCGGAGGAGGACGTCTTGCCGGACCTGGACTGCGACGGGATTCCGGATGGTCTGGGTGACCACGCACTGGTCGAGGCGCACTACAATCACCAGTGCCCGTCCCGCGGTGAGGGCGACCGCGCCGTTGAACCAGAGAGGGTCGCCAAGAGGCTCTCGGCATCGCATGCCTTCCCCAATCCCCTCTCGTCCGCGGGCAGCGTACGGTATGAGCTGCCGTGCGACACGTACGTAGAAGTCTGCGTCTACGCCATGACTGGCCGGCGTGTGAGGGTGCTGGAGCGAGGCCGTCGAACGGCCGGATCTCACAGTGCGACGTGGGACGGTCTGGATGAGCATGGCCGCCCCGTAGCCTCCGGCGTGTACTTCATCAGGATCTCCACTCCGGAGGAAGACGTACTGAGAACGGGGGTGATTGTGAGATGAGACGGCTTGTGTCAGGCCATGGTCGGATCAGGTCCGACGACTGCTCCCCTAGCCGAGGTCACGCCACGCGACTCATGCTGTG
The Candidatus Effluviviaceae Genus I sp. DNA segment above includes these coding regions:
- the hypE gene encoding hydrogenase expression/formation protein HypE, producing the protein MAGDRIRLAHGSGGAAMHDLVARVIVPRFGGETLERLEDAAELPDIAGRRLDQGRLAFTTDSYVVQPLFFPGGDIGKLAVAGTVNDLAVKGAEPACLTLALVIEEGFAVADLERALDSAAATARGAGVAVVAGDTKVVERGAVGGLIVNTAGIGVIPDGVSLGADRVREGDAVVVSGTVGDHETAIVIARGELRVAETIESDCAAVHGVARAALAACPDARVMRDPTRGGLATTLNEIAGAAGVGITLDERAVPVRPCVRAVCDILGFDPLYMACEGRVVAIVPEDAAEAVVAAMRAHPLGREAAVIGRVGGRRGVYVRTAVGGVRPLVMLEGAQLPRIC
- the hypD gene encoding hydrogenase formation protein HypD, producing MRSQKVAGALVERIRALVDRPVSLMEVCGTHTVAISRWGLRSLMPQELRLLSGPGCPVCVTPVSGIDRAIAAARLPGVAVVTFGDMMRVPGSSSSLESERAGGADVRIVYSPLEALAAARAEPGREVVLVGVGFETTSPAIAATVVRAEREGVRNLSVLPLFKLVPPALEVLARVPGRPLDGFLCPGHVSVIIGARAYEPVAERFGIPCVVAGFEPVDILAGVAMLLAQAQRARDDSGKAEVETQYRRAVTPEGNPAALRLLDEVFEVCDAEWRGIGAIPRSGYAFRERFRAFDAVARLGLPETRVPDESGCVCGEIMLGLRQPPDCPLFGTRCAPRTPVGPCMVSSEGACAAFHRYEMSGGADGR
- a CDS encoding HypC/HybG/HupF family hydrogenase formation chaperone, yielding MCLAIPGRIVSIEGTTAQADFNGVTREVDVTLVPDVTVGDYVLVHAGFAIEEIETEDAEEIGLILDEMTGLLGDDGP
- the hypF gene encoding carbamoyltransferase HypF gives rise to the protein MPTKPTARGPASKGAEAGALDTRDTAADAALFVLRGVVQGVGMRPFVHRLAQEHGLAGFVANSARGVVVEAEGAAEALDAFERDLVLRAPPLARVDEVRREPVAPAGARDFAIRPSLDESGESTIICADAAVCEDCLREFLDPRDRRHRYPFINCTNCGPRFSIIEGTPYDRPRTTMRSFTMCPRCRAEYDDPLDRRFHAQPNACPVCGPALMLVGHAAADPASDPAAGGRALIKAGRIVAVKGLGGFHIAADAESDAAVRALRERKRRPAKPFALMCRSVEVTREIAEIGPEEERVLLSAAAPVVLLARRARPARALSPAVAPRNAYLGVMLPYAPVHHLLFDDELAVLVMTSGNASGEPIVAELPEAREKLGDIVDAFLTHDRGIENRNDDSVVFVEDGLTMMARRSRGYAPYPVDLDCGVEGAPEILACGTELKCTFTLLQRGRAHVSQHIGDMENRATLELYEEMVAKFIGWLRAEPRAVACDLHPDYLATRFARSFAKERGVPAVGVQHHHAHIASVMAENGVTEPVVGLALDGTGYGTDGTIWGCEFLVADLVGFERAGHLASVPLSGGDAAVRRPYRVALSHLRAAGGDELIGAALPLFGDVPAAELDLVRQQVEKRVNCVDTSSAGRLFDAASAILGVCREVTYDAQAAIELESLVDAGTTRAYPHETRVEGGRLVVDAAPAVRALAEDALAGAAVAECAAAFHNTVVSFCAEAAAAIARPRGIGSVALAGGVFQNRFLLRSLVRALESDGFRVLLNKQVPANDGGVSLGQAAVAAWKLAHGGV
- a CDS encoding S8 family serine peptidase, producing MHWRTHPAYAVRTSALAVLVALAAAAMGHSAEVVFNGLDYFSEGGQWFVAYGGDTFRVAPHAIDVRFRDGVSAAAIDSVLAVAGVTRMRSDRRGFHYLRLPERMDVMQTVMGLSELPEVELAETGFEIKLLSNPNDSFFDYQWYLHNTGTVRGDTTATEDADVDAPEAWEIETGDTTAIIAIIDTGIDRSHTDLSRSVWRNWDDPLGNCIDDDDNGYVDDFWGWNFDQGNNNTLPDSSDRHGTIVAGVAGATSNNSRGIAGLAGGEGSTPRRSCLLMAIRCGVDDSGTIAGAIDYAAFNGARVVNMSWYTAPSQCVSEAISHAYSHGVLLVAAAGAPGESWPAAHKDVMGVGGTNWNDGYGGYQKGAEIWAPGFAVSGHPYSRIYTTDYSGGPPDQYEYYEGTSLAAPQVAAMGALLFSKHPELTAEECRQLIIAGADSLGTIGRITVRRANARGALDALCDASRIDPHLSSVTLSDSSCVVLCPASDLDTLVVQITLRTGCGEPIANVPANNITVSLLLNALYDFQLCCGGSPGELNADAPTDTNGMTTATITAGAGVDPAVVVRVTAAGVVLDDEPVVDLRSVAYDGQCVVPDPEEDVLPDLDCDGIPDGLGDHALVEAHYNHQCPSRGEGDRAVEPERVAKRLSASHAFPNPLSSAGSVRYELPCDTYVEVCVYAMTGRRVRVLERGRRTAGSHSATWDGLDEHGRPVASGVYFIRISTPEEDVLRTGVIVR